The proteins below come from a single Iocasia fonsfrigidae genomic window:
- a CDS encoding ATP-binding protein, giving the protein MKRIAISLAEFEQIIEKNYIYVDKTRYLYEIVSKDKYYFLSRPRRFGKTLFIDTLKTFYEGKRELFKDLYVYDQEWDWEEYPIIRLDYNIIPTENRNILEESIRKSLNEIAKNYGIEMETDKAYYQFPELVKKLSEKYNKGVVILIDEYDKPIISNLGKDLGDEQKRRLQIAKENQEFLKILYDNLKPLEPYLQLVFITGVSKFSKVSIFSTLNNLIELDMHPRFSAMLGYTEEELRDNFKGHFEAFADKMDIRLGELYEKFKLMYNGFRFSDEAEKVYNPYSIAKALDYQKIDNYWFESGTPTFLVDLIKEQKFDVTGLNNLEVGRNKLKAYDITKLKLIPLLFQTGYLTIKDVEDNIIYTLGYPNHEVEGGLTQNLLEEFTDDRVETPIIHRIKKSLLNRDYEQFMEYMKSLFASIANINIPKSLEEREHYYHSIFYLVGVLFSDNNLNVYSELLTSEGRIDMLVKTEENIFIIEFKCNQSAEKAVEQIKEKNYADKFKIEEKEVVLIGINFDTEKRNVSEFEVRHNDK; this is encoded by the coding sequence GTGAAGAGGATAGCTATATCTCTGGCTGAGTTTGAACAGATTATTGAAAAAAATTATATATATGTCGATAAAACTAGATATTTATATGAGATAGTAAGTAAGGATAAATATTATTTTCTATCCCGCCCCAGGAGATTTGGTAAAACATTATTTATAGATACTTTAAAAACATTTTATGAAGGAAAGAGAGAGTTATTTAAGGACTTATATGTCTATGACCAGGAATGGGACTGGGAAGAATATCCAATCATCAGACTTGATTATAACATTATCCCTACTGAAAACCGAAATATTTTAGAAGAAAGTATAAGAAAAAGTTTAAATGAAATTGCAAAGAATTATGGGATTGAAATGGAAACAGATAAAGCATATTATCAGTTTCCTGAATTGGTAAAAAAATTATCTGAAAAATATAATAAAGGTGTAGTTATTCTAATAGATGAATATGATAAACCGATAATATCAAATCTGGGAAAAGATCTCGGAGATGAGCAGAAAAGACGTTTGCAGATAGCTAAAGAAAACCAGGAATTTTTAAAGATACTATACGATAATTTGAAGCCTCTTGAACCATACCTACAGTTAGTATTTATAACAGGTGTATCTAAATTCAGTAAAGTTTCTATCTTTTCTACACTTAATAATCTTATTGAGCTGGATATGCATCCCAGGTTTTCAGCAATGCTGGGCTATACAGAAGAAGAACTGAGAGATAATTTTAAAGGACATTTTGAGGCATTTGCTGATAAAATGGATATTAGGTTAGGAGAATTATATGAAAAATTTAAGCTAATGTATAATGGATTTAGATTTAGTGATGAGGCAGAAAAAGTATATAATCCCTATTCCATAGCTAAAGCACTGGATTATCAAAAAATAGATAATTACTGGTTTGAAAGTGGCACACCTACCTTTCTAGTAGATTTAATTAAAGAGCAGAAATTTGATGTTACCGGACTTAATAATTTAGAGGTCGGTAGAAATAAGTTAAAGGCATATGATATAACAAAATTAAAGTTAATACCACTGCTGTTTCAGACAGGATATCTAACAATTAAAGATGTAGAAGATAATATAATATATACACTGGGTTATCCCAATCATGAGGTAGAAGGGGGGTTAACCCAGAATTTATTAGAAGAATTTACTGATGATAGAGTAGAAACTCCCATTATCCACCGCATAAAAAAATCACTGCTTAATAGAGACTATGAACAGTTTATGGAATACATGAAATCATTGTTTGCAAGTATAGCCAATATAAATATTCCAAAATCATTGGAGGAAAGGGAACACTACTATCACAGTATCTTCTATTTGGTTGGTGTACTATTTTCTGACAACAACCTGAATGTATATTCTGAGCTTCTAACCTCTGAAGGCAGAATAGATATGCTGGTGAAGACAGAGGAGAATATATTTATTATCGAATTTAAATGTAATCAAAGTGCTGAAAAAGCAGTTGAACAGATTAAAGAGAAAAACTATGCAGATAAGTTTAAGATAGAAGAGAAAGAGGTAGTTTTAATTGGAATAAACTTTGATACGGAAAAGAGAAATGTAAGTGAATTTGAAGTTAGACACAATGACAAGTAA
- a CDS encoding HEPN domain-containing protein, with translation MNKKVQSLVKDWFDFAEKDLKAAKRLFKEFNHITCFHCQQSSEKYIKGLLVLLQIDFRKSHNLTYLLELLNKDIPDNIMFSAEYLNEFAVEARYPGDFSTISDKETKKL, from the coding sequence ATGAACAAAAAAGTACAATCGCTAGTTAAAGATTGGTTTGACTTTGCAGAAAAAGATCTTAAAGCAGCAAAAAGACTTTTTAAAGAATTTAATCATATTACTTGTTTTCACTGTCAACAATCATCTGAAAAATATATTAAAGGATTATTAGTTTTACTACAAATTGATTTTAGAAAATCACATAACTTAACTTATCTTTTAGAACTTCTTAATAAGGATATTCCTGATAACATTATGTTCTCGGCAGAATATTTAAATGAATTTGCTGTTGAAGCTAGATATCCTGGTGATTTTTCAACAATTAGTGATAAGGAAACTAAAAAGCTTTAG
- a CDS encoding nucleotidyltransferase domain-containing protein: MSINEYIDFILKKIVSFYDPQIVYLFGSQARNDANKDSDIDLLIIEETDKPKRLRALEFRKELRGNNYYPVDMLVYTPQEFKDECQIRGTIAYHIKEEGKILYEQKSTIAS; encoded by the coding sequence ATGTCTATAAATGAATATATTGATTTTATATTAAAAAAGATAGTTTCATTTTATGACCCCCAAATAGTATATCTTTTTGGTTCACAAGCAAGAAATGATGCAAATAAAGATAGTGATATTGATCTTTTAATTATTGAAGAAACTGACAAGCCAAAAAGATTACGAGCTTTAGAATTCAGAAAAGAATTAAGAGGCAACAATTATTACCCAGTAGATATGTTAGTGTACACTCCTCAAGAATTTAAAGATGAATGCCAAATAAGAGGTACGATAGCTTATCATATTAAAGAGGAGGGTAAAATTTTATATGAACAAAAAAGTACAATCGCTAGTTAA
- a CDS encoding LLM class flavin-dependent oxidoreductase — MTAKKTIKKILIDEDMTLTELTEIFNKKYNKNDTVQNLSNKLSRGSLRYDEAERIAKALGYEIKWEKNRF, encoded by the coding sequence TTGACTGCAAAAAAAACTATCAAAAAAATACTTATTGATGAAGATATGACCTTAACTGAATTAACAGAAATATTCAATAAAAAGTATAATAAAAATGATACTGTTCAAAACCTGAGTAATAAATTGTCTAGGGGTTCTCTTAGATATGATGAGGCTGAAAGGATAGCAAAGGCTTTGGGGTATGAAATAAAGTGGGAGAAGAACAGATTTTAA
- a CDS encoding helix-turn-helix domain-containing protein, translating into MINIKINNILNDKGKSIYWLADKTGLAYSTTYNLVNNNTASVHFKTLEEIMQALDITDFNQVLEIIPEE; encoded by the coding sequence ATGATTAATATTAAAATCAACAATATACTAAATGACAAAGGAAAATCTATTTACTGGCTTGCCGATAAAACTGGACTTGCTTATTCAACTACTTATAATTTAGTTAATAATAATACTGCCTCTGTCCACTTTAAAACTTTAGAAGAAATAATGCAAGCTTTAGATATTACTGACTTTAATCAGGTGCTGGAAATTATTCCAGAGGAATAA
- the rplU gene encoding 50S ribosomal protein L21, whose product MYAIVKTGGKQYQVEEGKIIKIEKLPVAEDGSVEFDKVLSVVDDNGAKFGRPYLEGAKVSGKVIEQGKNKKIIVFKYRRKKRYRKKTGHRQPYTRVLIEKIEA is encoded by the coding sequence TTGTACGCAATAGTAAAAACTGGAGGCAAACAGTATCAGGTTGAAGAAGGGAAAATTATTAAGATAGAAAAACTCCCTGTGGCTGAAGATGGAAGTGTTGAGTTTGATAAGGTTTTATCAGTAGTTGATGATAATGGTGCTAAATTCGGTCGTCCCTATCTCGAAGGGGCTAAAGTAAGTGGTAAGGTGATTGAACAGGGTAAGAACAAGAAGATTATTGTTTTTAAATACCGCCGTAAAAAACGTTACCGCAAAAAAACCGGACACCGTCAACCATATACAAGGGTTTTAATAGAGAAGATTGAGGCGTAG
- the rpmA gene encoding 50S ribosomal protein L27, giving the protein MSKKKGVGSSRNGRDSESKRLGVKRFDDQFVKAGSILVRQRGTKFHPGLNVGKGSDDTLYSKIDGYVKFERKGKTSRQISVYTDSQLESIAN; this is encoded by the coding sequence ATGTCCAAGAAAAAAGGTGTTGGTAGTTCTAGGAATGGTCGTGATAGTGAATCTAAACGACTGGGTGTTAAAAGATTTGATGACCAATTTGTAAAGGCAGGTAGTATACTGGTTAGACAGAGGGGTACTAAGTTTCATCCCGGTTTAAATGTTGGTAAAGGAAGCGATGATACACTATACTCTAAAATTGATGGTTATGTTAAATTTGAAAGGAAGGGTAAAACTTCCCGTCAGATTAGTGTTTATACCGATAGTCAATTAGAAAGTATAGCTAATTAA
- the obgE gene encoding GTPase ObgE, which produces MFLDEVEFKVKGGDGGNGVVSFRREKYIDMGGPDGGDGGDGGNVILKVDEGLNTLSDFRYQKYREAGRGTHGSGSNKHGRNGEDLILMVPPGTVVYKADSGELMADLTDDGQEFIAAHGGKGGKGNARFKKPTRKAPRFAEQGETGEIVNLRLELKLLADVGLLGFPNVGKSTLISSVSEAKPKIASYHFTTLKPNLGVVSIGEYHSFVMADIPGLIEGAHQGIGLGDEFLRHIERTRLLIHVIDVSGIEGREPVEDFHLINNELAKYNERLASRPQLVALNKIDIPQAEENIVRVTEELKKEGYEVYPISAVTHQGVNNLIYRVGEILAELPEEELPEIEDGMVMITPDFVEEEGLEIKRLNGDLYQIKGELVDEYVQKTDFNNEDSVKRLLRVLHHHGLGKLMKNAGVQEGDTVQIGPMEFDYIE; this is translated from the coding sequence TTGTTTCTTGATGAAGTGGAATTTAAGGTGAAAGGTGGAGACGGTGGGAATGGTGTAGTTAGTTTTCGCCGCGAAAAATATATAGATATGGGTGGACCTGATGGTGGTGATGGTGGTGATGGTGGTAATGTTATTTTAAAGGTTGATGAAGGACTGAATACCCTCTCAGACTTCCGCTACCAGAAGTACCGTGAAGCTGGGAGGGGGACACATGGTTCAGGGAGTAATAAGCACGGCCGTAATGGGGAAGACCTTATCTTGATGGTGCCCCCAGGTACAGTTGTTTATAAAGCTGATTCAGGTGAATTAATGGCTGACCTGACAGATGATGGACAGGAGTTTATTGCAGCCCATGGTGGTAAAGGTGGTAAAGGAAATGCCAGGTTTAAGAAACCTACCCGGAAAGCCCCGCGTTTTGCTGAACAGGGTGAAACAGGAGAAATTGTTAATCTTCGTCTGGAGTTAAAATTACTGGCAGATGTAGGATTACTTGGGTTTCCTAATGTAGGCAAATCAACATTAATTTCTAGTGTTTCTGAAGCTAAACCTAAAATTGCTTCTTATCATTTTACAACCCTTAAACCCAATCTGGGTGTAGTCTCAATTGGAGAATACCACTCTTTTGTAATGGCTGATATACCTGGATTGATAGAAGGGGCTCATCAGGGTATTGGTCTTGGAGATGAATTTTTGCGTCATATTGAAAGAACTAGACTATTAATTCATGTAATAGATGTATCGGGGATAGAGGGGAGAGAACCAGTAGAGGATTTTCACTTAATAAATAATGAACTGGCGAAATATAATGAAAGACTGGCCAGCAGACCTCAACTTGTTGCCCTTAATAAGATTGATATTCCACAGGCAGAAGAAAATATAGTTAGAGTGACTGAGGAACTCAAAAAAGAGGGTTATGAAGTATACCCTATCTCTGCCGTAACCCATCAGGGTGTTAATAATCTAATATATCGGGTTGGGGAGATACTGGCTGAACTCCCGGAAGAAGAACTCCCTGAAATTGAAGATGGAATGGTAATGATAACCCCTGATTTTGTTGAGGAAGAAGGCCTTGAGATTAAGAGGCTTAATGGAGATTTGTATCAGATAAAGGGTGAGCTAGTTGATGAATATGTCCAGAAGACTGATTTTAATAATGAAGACTCTGTCAAGAGATTACTCAGGGTACTGCATCATCATGGACTTGGCAAGTTAATGAAAAATGCTGGTGTTCAGGAAGGGGATACAGTTCAAATTGGTCCTATGGAATTTGATTATATTGAGTAA
- the yhbY gene encoding ribosome assembly RNA-binding protein YhbY: MLTAKQRSYLRGKANRLDPLLHIGKDGINKGLREQLDTLLFDHELVKGRVLDNSLEDVQGVAHKLAADCQAELVQVIGSVFVLYRENPEEPIYNLPG, translated from the coding sequence ATGTTAACAGCTAAACAGAGGAGTTACCTCAGGGGAAAAGCCAACAGGCTTGATCCACTACTTCATATAGGTAAAGATGGTATTAATAAAGGTTTAAGAGAGCAACTGGATACTCTTCTATTTGATCATGAATTAGTAAAAGGTCGTGTTTTAGATAATTCTTTAGAGGATGTTCAGGGTGTTGCCCACAAATTGGCAGCTGACTGTCAGGCAGAACTTGTTCAGGTGATTGGTAGTGTGTTTGTGTTATATAGGGAAAATCCGGAAGAACCTATTTATAATTTGCCGGGTTGA
- the abc-f gene encoding ribosomal protection-like ABC-F family protein has translation MLVVSLNNIAKSYGVTDVLTDFSLHVNQGERVGLIGPNGCGKTTVFKIIAGFEPYSSGNLSLKRGIEIGYLSQLPDFEDDRTIIEELRTNYFHLIEMEKKLRFLEEKMAVSNNNIDHDKLMKKYSELQHSFEREGGYEYESKIKKVALGMGFTKEELNQRIVNTLSGGEKTRLGLIKLLLSEPDLLLLDEPTNHLDLSSIQWLEDYLSDYQGTVIAISHDRYFLDKVVERIVELRDGKNEEYNGTYTYYLEERKRRFEQRLHEYENQQKKIKKMEEAIERLYVWGRSADNAKFFKRAKSMEKSLDKIDRIDKPILDGKQMGLDLSVDERSGKEVLTIRNLDKGFNKEQIIKDLNLNLYWGEKAAIIGKNGSGKTSLLKMILGDYHPDSGEIKVGSNVKIGYYSQEFEGFNPNDDLLTALRRECSMTTAEARNALAAFLFTEDEVFKKVADLSGGEKSRLRLLQLMNGSYNFLILDEPTNHLDLPSREILEEALAEYSGTVMVVSHDRYFLNKIIELTYELIDGSLLKYYGNYDYYRKKKEDIIQEKDKIVDEEKPEMSDYHKLKEKARQERQRKSSLANIEEEIETKEVLIKEIEEEMTAPENITDIKLLNKLKIKYDKLKQGLAELYKEWESYI, from the coding sequence ATGCTTGTAGTAAGCCTTAATAATATTGCTAAGTCATATGGTGTTACAGATGTATTAACTGATTTTAGTCTTCATGTAAACCAGGGGGAAAGGGTTGGTTTAATCGGGCCTAATGGTTGTGGCAAAACAACTGTCTTTAAAATTATTGCTGGTTTTGAACCCTATAGTTCTGGCAATCTATCCCTGAAAAGAGGGATAGAGATAGGTTATCTAAGTCAGTTGCCTGATTTTGAAGACGATCGGACCATAATTGAAGAGCTGAGGACAAATTATTTCCATCTAATAGAGATGGAAAAAAAATTACGTTTCCTTGAAGAGAAGATGGCTGTGAGTAATAATAATATAGATCATGATAAACTTATGAAGAAATACAGTGAGTTGCAACACAGCTTTGAACGTGAGGGTGGTTATGAGTATGAAAGCAAGATAAAAAAGGTTGCCCTTGGTATGGGTTTTACTAAAGAAGAATTAAACCAGCGTATTGTTAATACATTAAGTGGTGGTGAAAAAACCAGATTGGGTTTAATAAAGCTCTTATTATCTGAACCTGATCTCCTTTTACTTGATGAACCTACTAATCACCTTGACTTATCATCAATCCAGTGGCTTGAGGACTATCTAAGTGATTACCAGGGTACAGTGATAGCTATCTCTCATGACCGCTATTTCCTGGATAAGGTAGTTGAGAGGATTGTTGAGTTAAGGGATGGTAAAAACGAAGAATATAATGGGACTTATACTTATTATTTAGAAGAAAGAAAGAGACGTTTTGAACAGAGATTGCATGAATATGAAAACCAGCAGAAGAAAATCAAAAAGATGGAAGAGGCTATTGAACGCCTTTATGTATGGGGCCGTTCAGCGGATAATGCCAAGTTCTTTAAAAGGGCTAAAAGTATGGAGAAATCGTTAGATAAGATAGATAGAATAGATAAACCCATTCTTGATGGTAAACAAATGGGATTGGATTTATCTGTTGATGAACGCAGTGGTAAAGAGGTTTTAACTATTAGGAACCTTGATAAAGGATTTAATAAAGAGCAAATTATTAAAGACTTAAACCTAAATCTTTACTGGGGAGAAAAAGCGGCTATTATAGGCAAAAATGGTAGTGGTAAGACAAGCCTTTTGAAAATGATTTTAGGGGATTACCACCCTGACAGTGGTGAGATTAAAGTTGGAAGTAATGTAAAAATAGGCTATTATAGTCAGGAATTTGAAGGGTTTAACCCAAATGATGACCTGCTTACTGCCCTGCGCAGGGAATGTTCTATGACTACAGCTGAAGCCAGAAATGCCCTGGCTGCTTTTCTCTTTACAGAGGATGAGGTTTTTAAAAAGGTAGCTGACCTAAGTGGTGGGGAAAAGAGTCGACTCCGCTTACTTCAATTAATGAACGGTAGTTACAATTTCCTTATTCTTGATGAACCTACTAATCACCTTGACCTTCCATCACGTGAGATACTGGAAGAAGCCTTAGCAGAATACAGCGGCACTGTAATGGTTGTTTCCCATGATAGATATTTTCTTAACAAAATAATTGAGCTTACTTATGAATTAATTGATGGTAGTTTGCTTAAATACTATGGTAATTATGATTATTATCGAAAAAAGAAAGAAGACATAATACAGGAAAAAGATAAGATAGTTGATGAGGAAAAGCCTGAGATGTCTGATTATCATAAACTCAAAGAAAAGGCAAGGCAGGAAAGACAAAGAAAAAGTAGCTTAGCCAATATTGAAGAAGAGATAGAAACAAAAGAAGTTCTTATTAAGGAAATAGAAGAAGAGATGACAGCTCCAGAGAATATTACTGATATTAAGTTATTAAATAAATTAAAAATTAAATATGATAAATTAAAACAGGGTTTGGCAGAGTTATATAAAGAGTGGGAGTCCTATATATAA
- a CDS encoding phosphopentomutase, with protein sequence MSLRRIDRAVIIILDGAGIGESPDAADFGDIGTSTIPHVAEKVGGLNLPNMEELGLGAIAHVKGLKPVGKRGAYGKMAEKSAGKDTTTGHWEIAGLITEQKFPTYPQGFPDEVIRPFSDKIGREILGNYPASGTAIIEDLGKEHMESGKPIVYTSADSVFQIAAHEEIIPVEKLYKYCKIARKILRGEHAVGRVIARPFIGRPGNFIRTDRRHDFSLKPVGDTILDILSNSGLDVMAVGKTDDIFANRGITKTNHVIDNMDTVDGTLEFMAAPKKGLIFANLVEFDMNYGHRNDPEGFARALKDFDDRLPEIIELMTERDLFIITADHGCDPTTAGTDHTREYVPLLVYHHGLTEPVDLGIRKSFSDIAATLAKLFAVEGIDNGDDFSGLLGL encoded by the coding sequence GTGTCTTTAAGAAGGATTGACCGTGCAGTTATCATTATTCTGGATGGTGCAGGTATTGGTGAATCACCAGATGCCGCTGATTTTGGTGATATAGGTACAAGTACAATTCCACATGTTGCTGAAAAAGTTGGGGGATTGAATCTCCCTAATATGGAAGAATTGGGTCTTGGTGCGATAGCTCATGTTAAAGGTCTTAAACCAGTAGGAAAAAGAGGGGCTTACGGGAAAATGGCTGAAAAATCAGCTGGCAAAGATACTACTACCGGACATTGGGAGATAGCTGGCCTGATCACAGAACAGAAGTTCCCGACATATCCACAGGGCTTTCCTGATGAGGTAATTAGACCTTTTAGTGATAAGATTGGCAGAGAAATTCTTGGTAATTACCCGGCTTCTGGTACAGCAATAATTGAAGACCTGGGTAAAGAACATATGGAGAGTGGGAAACCTATTGTTTATACTTCGGCTGATAGTGTTTTTCAGATTGCTGCCCATGAAGAGATTATTCCAGTTGAGAAATTATATAAATACTGTAAGATAGCACGCAAAATATTAAGAGGTGAGCACGCTGTGGGCCGGGTTATTGCCAGACCTTTTATTGGCAGACCAGGCAATTTTATCCGGACAGATAGGAGGCATGACTTTTCACTCAAACCAGTGGGTGATACCATTCTGGATATCCTCTCTAATAGTGGTTTAGATGTTATGGCAGTGGGTAAAACAGATGATATTTTTGCTAATAGAGGTATAACAAAGACGAATCATGTTATTGATAATATGGATACAGTTGACGGAACTCTGGAATTTATGGCAGCCCCTAAGAAGGGTTTAATTTTTGCTAATTTGGTGGAGTTTGATATGAACTATGGGCATCGTAATGACCCTGAGGGATTTGCCCGGGCCTTAAAGGACTTTGATGACCGGCTCCCAGAGATAATAGAGCTGATGACTGAAAGAGACCTGTTCATAATTACAGCAGATCATGGGTGTGATCCTACTACAGCAGGGACAGACCATACCCGTGAATATGTACCACTGCTGGTTTATCACCATGGCTTGACAGAGCCGGTAGACCTGGGAATACGCAAATCTTTTTCTGATATAGCTGCTACACTGGCGAAACTCTTTGCTGTAGAGGGAATAGATAATGGTGATGATTTTTCTGGACTATTAGGATTATAA
- the rbsK gene encoding ribokinase, protein MDNILVVGSMNMDLVVNTNRVPDKGETIIGKSFEQVPGGKGANQAAAVGKLGGRVSFVSACGKDSFGDDLLSSLQDKGVDTSSVFTLDDNTGIAAITVEEDGDNRIIVVQGANASLSPEMIDQVEGKIKEAAYLLLQMEIPLATVIHTIELADFYQTRVILDPAPAQGLPREIYSKIDYLLPNSGELALLLEEYDLRDEEDKIEQLLDWGVKNILITKGSEGVTLYHKGSQQVYPTLKVKAVDTTAAGDTFAGALAFGLQKGWDIDRCISFGNRAAAISVTRPGAQSSIPSFAEVENMKGI, encoded by the coding sequence ATGGATAATATATTGGTAGTAGGTAGTATGAATATGGATCTAGTTGTTAATACAAACAGGGTACCTGATAAAGGGGAGACAATAATCGGAAAATCTTTTGAGCAGGTACCTGGTGGTAAAGGTGCCAACCAGGCTGCAGCAGTTGGTAAACTCGGTGGCAGAGTATCATTTGTTAGTGCCTGTGGCAAAGATAGCTTTGGTGATGATTTATTGAGTTCATTACAGGATAAAGGTGTAGATACTAGCTCGGTTTTTACTCTAGATGATAACACTGGAATAGCGGCTATTACTGTAGAGGAAGATGGTGATAATAGAATTATTGTTGTCCAGGGAGCCAATGCCAGTTTATCCCCTGAAATGATTGATCAGGTTGAGGGGAAGATAAAAGAGGCTGCTTATCTGCTTTTACAGATGGAGATTCCCCTGGCTACTGTTATTCATACCATTGAACTGGCTGATTTTTATCAGACCAGGGTTATCCTGGACCCTGCTCCAGCACAGGGATTACCCCGGGAGATATACAGTAAAATAGATTATTTACTTCCCAATAGTGGTGAATTAGCACTCCTGTTAGAGGAATATGATTTAAGGGATGAAGAAGATAAAATTGAGCAGTTACTGGACTGGGGAGTAAAGAATATTTTAATAACAAAGGGTTCTGAAGGTGTGACATTGTATCATAAAGGTAGCCAGCAAGTATATCCTACCCTTAAAGTTAAGGCGGTTGATACAACTGCTGCCGGGGATACATTTGCAGGTGCATTGGCCTTTGGCCTACAAAAAGGTTGGGATATAGACAGGTGTATATCCTTTGGAAATAGGGCTGCGGCTATATCTGTAACAAGGCCAGGAGCACAGAGCTCAATCCCTTCTTTTGCAGAGGTTGAAAATATGAAGGGAATATAG
- the deoD gene encoding purine-nucleoside phosphorylase — MSTHIAAEKGEIARTILLPGDPMRAKFIADNFLEDPVCYNQVRGMYGFTGTYQGREISVQGTGMGMPSISIYVNELIRDFDVKNLIRVGSCGSFSEKVKIRDIILAIGACTNSRNNQLRFNGQDYAPTANFTLLSKAHNIANEKGIEVKVGNVLSSDLFYGDDPDAWQVWSRYGVLAVEMETAELYTLAAKYGVRALSILTVSDSVVTGEATTAEEREKTFTDMIEIALETAE, encoded by the coding sequence ATGAGTACACATATTGCTGCAGAAAAAGGGGAGATTGCCAGGACAATTTTATTACCTGGTGACCCAATGAGGGCTAAGTTTATAGCTGATAATTTTTTGGAAGATCCAGTATGTTATAATCAAGTTAGAGGGATGTATGGTTTTACTGGTACTTATCAGGGTAGGGAGATCTCTGTACAGGGTACTGGTATGGGTATGCCTTCAATTTCAATTTATGTTAATGAATTAATCAGGGATTTTGATGTTAAGAATTTAATCAGGGTAGGTTCCTGCGGTTCTTTTAGTGAAAAGGTTAAAATAAGGGATATTATTCTGGCAATTGGGGCCTGTACCAATTCCAGGAATAATCAGCTTCGTTTTAATGGACAGGATTATGCCCCTACAGCAAATTTTACTTTATTAAGTAAGGCACATAACATTGCTAATGAAAAGGGTATTGAGGTTAAGGTAGGAAATGTTTTGAGTTCAGATTTGTTTTATGGTGATGATCCAGATGCCTGGCAGGTATGGAGTAGATATGGTGTGCTGGCAGTTGAGATGGAAACTGCTGAATTATATACCCTGGCGGCAAAATATGGTGTCAGGGCTCTATCAATTCTTACTGTTAGTGATTCGGTTGTTACAGGAGAGGCTACTACAGCAGAAGAAAGGGAGAAGACCTTTACTGATATGATTGAAATTGCCCTGGAAACGGCTGAATAA
- the murI gene encoding glutamate racemase, giving the protein MTIGFFDSGIGGLTVLKEALQLLPQEDYVYYADTENVPYGTKSREEVRQHIFNAVNFINQYNINALVVACNTATSIAIRRLRQLYDFPIIGMEPAVKPAVNKTDDKRVLVLATPLTIQEDKYKNLVSRIDARHIVDSLALPELVNYAENFIFNDKLILTYLKKKLAPFDLDDYGTIVLGCTHFIYYREIFKQLAANIDIIDGNYGTVIHLRDVLADSKFDLKQGSGEVRFYSSGKEEIGKYKKYMKVLNHYKINK; this is encoded by the coding sequence ATGACAATAGGTTTTTTTGATTCTGGTATTGGGGGGCTCACAGTATTAAAGGAGGCCTTGCAGCTTTTGCCTCAAGAAGATTATGTCTATTATGCAGACACAGAAAATGTCCCCTATGGAACAAAATCCAGGGAAGAAGTAAGACAGCATATCTTTAATGCTGTTAATTTTATTAATCAATATAATATAAATGCATTGGTAGTAGCCTGTAATACTGCCACAAGTATTGCGATACGAAGGCTGCGTCAGCTTTATGATTTTCCAATCATCGGTATGGAACCGGCAGTTAAACCAGCTGTAAATAAAACAGATGACAAAAGGGTCCTTGTCCTGGCGACACCTTTAACCATTCAGGAGGATAAGTATAAAAATCTGGTCAGCCGGATAGATGCCAGACACATTGTTGATTCTCTTGCACTCCCTGAATTAGTTAACTATGCTGAAAACTTTATTTTTAATGATAAACTGATATTAACATATTTGAAAAAAAAGTTAGCGCCTTTTGATTTAGATGACTACGGTACAATAGTTTTGGGTTGTACCCATTTTATATATTATAGAGAAATTTTTAAACAGTTAGCAGCAAATATTGATATTATAGATGGTAATTATGGGACAGTTATTCATTTAAGGGATGTATTAGCAGATAGTAAATTTGATTTGAAGCAGGGTAGTGGTGAAGTAAGGTTTTATTCTTCAGGGAAAGAAGAGATAGGGAAATATAAGAAGTATATGAAAGTTTTAAATCATTATAAGATTAATAAATAG